The following proteins are co-located in the Anomalospiza imberbis isolate Cuckoo-Finch-1a 21T00152 chromosome 1, ASM3175350v1, whole genome shotgun sequence genome:
- the FERD3L gene encoding fer3-like protein, translating into MSASLFPAHQRPGLLDELHGRAPQVPCPEGLLGTSVLDFVADLSLGNPQGAPGAGAGLGLCEVTTGPPFGDRVLSLREGMARGLPLAAFGNGDPEDEEEEEEERMRSASLLDRPRRKRVITYAQRQAANIRERKRMFNLNEAFDQLRKKVPTFAYEKRLSRIETLRLAIVYISFMTELLDGCSGQEAS; encoded by the coding sequence ATGTCAGCCAGCCTTTTCCCAGCCCACCAGCGCCCGGGGCTGCTGGATGAGCTGCACGGCAGAGCCCCGCAAGTGCCCTGCCCGGAGGGGCTGCTGGGCACCTCGGTGCTGGATTTCGTGGCCGACCTCTCCCTGGGCAACCCCCAGGgagcccccggggccggggcgggcctGGGGCTCTGCGAGGTCACCACCGGGCCTCCCTTCGGGGACAGAGTCCTGTCGCTTCGGGAAGGGATGGCCCGGGGTTTGCCCCTGGCTGCTTTCGGAAATGGAGATCCAGAAGAcgaagaagaagaggaagaggaaaggatGCGCAGCGCTTCCCTCCTGGACAGACCTAGGAGAAAACGGGTCATCACCTACGCCCAGCGCCAGGCTGCCAACATACgggagaggaagaggatgtTCAACCTCAACGAGGCGTTTGATCAGCTCAGGAAGAAGGTGCCCACCTTCGCCTACGAGAAGAGGCTCTCTCGGATAGAGACTTTGCGTCTGGCTATAGTGTATATCTCCTTCATGACTGAGCTCCTGGACGGATGTAGTGGACAGGAGGCGAGCTAG
- the TWIST1 gene encoding twist-related protein 1, giving the protein MTLLPPNFPPAGAIRTSKSSTFSQSQTPRRGSKEGSGGIFFLVGLFIFFLLDPDAIPPPPKVRSSLLPSLLLLLAGQRSSRSRGSWRVRCPPLLPALPPLPARFSRLPPEMMQQDESNSPVSPADDSLSNSEEEPDRQQLPNSKRGGRKRRSSRRSAGGAVGAADEPCSPAQGKRGKKCGAGGGGGGGGSSSGGGSPQSYEELQTQRVMANVRERQRTQSLNEAFAALRKIIPTLPSDKLSKIQTLKLAARYIDFLYQVLQSDELDSKMASCSYVAHERLSYAFSVWRMEGAWSMSASH; this is encoded by the coding sequence ATGACACTGCTGCCCCCAAACTTTCCGCCAGCAGGAGCTATAAGAACCTCCAAGTCTTCAACTTTCTCCCAATCCCAGACACCTCGAAGGGGCTCCAAGGAGGGATcgggagggattttttttttggttggcctttttatttttttcctcttggatCCTGATGCcatcccccctccccccaaagtgaggtcctccctccttccttccctcctccttctcctcgcAGGCCAGCGAAGCAGCCGATCAAGGGGGAGCTGGCGGGTTAGGTGCCCCCCtcttctccctgccctcccccccctcccgGCCCGCTTCTCGCGTCTCCCCCCAGAGATGATGCAGCAGGACGAGTCAAACTCTCCAGTCTCCCCCGCCGACGACAGCTTGAGCAACAGCGAAGAGGAGCCGGACCGGCAGCAGCTGCCCAACAGCAAGAGAGGGGGACGCAAGCGCCGCTCCAGCCGCCGCAGCGCCGGCGGCGCCGTCGGGGCCGCGGACGAGCCCTGCAGCCCGGCCCAAGGCAAGCGGGGCAAGAAgtgcggggcgggcgggggcggcgggggcggcggaagcagcagcggcggcggcagcccCCAGTCCTACGAGGAGCTGCAGACCCAGCGGGTCATGGCCAACGTGCGGGAGCGGCAGCGCACGCAGTCGCTGAACGAAGCCTTCGCCGCCCTGCGGAAGATCATCCCCACGCTGCCCTCGGACAAGCTGAGCAAGATCCAGACCCTCAAGCTGGCGGCCAGGTACATCGACTTCCTCTACCAGGTCTTACAGAGCGACGAGCTGGACTCCAAGATGGCAAGCTGCAGCTATGTGGCCCACGAGCGGCTCAGCTACGCCTTCTCCGTGTGGAGAATGGAGGGCGCCTGGTCCATGTCCGCATCCCACTAG